TCATAGGCACTTCCAAAGCCCTTGATACTATCAAGGGCCGGTATGCCTTGCTGCGGGAGCTTTGCCAGGACCTAGCCTCCATTCACAGACACCCCCGCTACGTCACTGATGTACAGGTGGCCATAGATAGGTACAAAGCCATGTACTATGACCGCCTTCCCAATGCCCATGAGCTAGCCTTGCTCCTGAAGCCCCAGGAATTCAATCTCCCGGAGTTTTATTGCCAAGCTCTGTCCCATGGGTTGCGCAGAGGCTTAGAGGACCAGGCAGAGGAAATAAAGCTCCTCAAACGGGAGGATGCTAAAACCCGGAGGAAAGCGAAGATGATGGAGTCAATTTCCACCGCCAGGCAGGAGCTGCAGGCGCAGTGTGCGGCTGCCCCTTCCTTTGAAGCTGTCATGGCTCAGGTAGAGGAACTGGAGGCTGCCCTGGCAGAAAGTGGCATGGGGGTAGGCGCGGCAGGGCCAGCCTTGGCCTCAAGTAAGATTCAAGCCCAGGCACCTGAACCATGGCCTGCAAGGGCGGGGGACAAAGGGACACAAGCAGGGAAGGAATATGTGCTGAACCCGGGTAAGCCTTTTGCCCTGACGTTGGTACACGGCAGTGATCAGGTGGCCCGCACCGTTAGGAAGCTGCTGGAGGAGGAGGAAGGGCAGTACACCGGTGGAAACAAATTGACCCAGCTTGCCTCCCTTTTCGCGGAGCATAACCTTCGGGTGAAAGAAGTGGAAACCTATAAAGCCAAATACGGTCCTGTCTATCTTCAAAAACTGGAGGAACTCAGGCGCAACTCAGCGGAGTGGCAACAGGCGGGCCCACGTGACAGGGAAGACTTAGAGGAGGAATTTCGGCAGGTTGCCTTGGGGGCCGTCTATGAGCAGGCCGACTGTGATTTGCGTACATTGTTTGAAAAGGAGCCGCATGACATCACCTTCGATGACGAACTCATCAAAGAGTTTGGGTTTGACAACATGAGAACCTACCTTAGGTTCGCCGATAACCTGCAGAAAGTGCGCGTGCTTCAGAGCGATAATTATAACCGGCCCAAATTTGAGAAGCTGGTGGAGCTGGGGTTGGCCGTGCGGGGGAGCGCCATTCCGGTGGCGGAGATCCTCAGTACCCTTACCCTGAAAGACCTCAACCAACTGGCGCAGCCTGCCGGGAAGGAATTCAAAAGGAAGAACTTGGCCATTGACCATATCTGCACCTTGCCGAACCTGGAGGAGCTGGTTGGGGAGCAAGTGTCTTTGCGGGAGCTGTTCAAGTTACAGCCCCTCCCAGAGAAATACCGGCACCTGAACCTTCAGGAACTGGCGGACTCTTGGGCCTATACGTTTGTGGTGGTGGAATTACTGGTCCAAACGTTTAGGAACAGCAATTTCGCTGTCCAGACCTTGCAGGACAAAGCCTATGTGAAGCATTACCTGGTGCACAACTGGAAACGGGAGGACGCCCTGTGCCCCCGCGCCAGGGAACTGCGCTCTCAGATATTCCCCAAGGCCAGCCCACCCATGCTTCCCTGCCATGTCGGATGCAATTGCGTCCTGAAGAAAGAGTACACCTTTTGAGTTTGGGCACATGGCAATGCCCACCCTTACCACCCAAGGAGAGTCATTCCTGGAACGGGAAATCCATTTCAAACCTCTTTTTTTCTATGGGCCACTGGGTATAGGGCAGGCTTGGGTAGATTTCTTGAAACACCTAGCAAAGGCCTGAAAAGGTCAGACTTGGGGGGTTGACTGATGGCCTTTTCTGAGAATACACTAATAAAAGTGGTTTGTGACTCAGGAAAACCCTTCAGGTATATGGCCTTGGAATATTTGAGCTTAAGGCCACCCCTGCTTTGCAAGCCAAATTCTAACTTATTTAAGGGCTACCATGGTTTATACAATTACTGAGTATTTGTATCTCCCTTAATGGATTGTTTAAGATTCTAATTTCAGATAATTCGAACTGGTAAGTAATAGTACGGTCCTTTTCTGGATGAGATGGATTTTCAAATTTACCCTGACGCTCAAGTCGCTGTAGAATCCCATATTCTATTAATAAAGTAGGTCTGTGGTAGTATGCGAGACCAAGAAACTACCCATCCCGGTGCATGATGAGATGTTTGATTGCTTCAATTGATTGTTTTTAAGTTCTTGATGTTGTTAAAGTAGGAGGATTTCTTGACTTTCAGCCATTTGTCAATATGGGGGCTTGCAGCCCCCCAATCTTTTAGTGTGTCCGCTATCATAATCAATTGCTCCTGTACGAATGGTTTTTCGTGCTCTGATAGCTCATGCGTCAGGTACTGCCGCAGAATCAGTATCATCTTTGGGATAAAAGGGGTAAGCCCTGTCTTTAATGAGCTTTCCTGCAACCAAACCGCTAAAAAGTAGAGGCTTTCCTCCAACCCTTCGCCTGATTGAAGCAAAACTTTGTTTAAAAGGATATCCAACGGTAATTCAGCCTCTCTAAAGTCTTCATGCATGATTTTGTCAAGCTCTCCCAACGCCCAAACTACTTGGGAGCGGTCTGGGGAGATGATGCCTTCCGTTACAGTGCCGTATCCTTTGTGCTGTTCGTAAAGCTGATTGATTTTTACTTTTAGGCTTGTGAAATTGTGGACGGTATGTAATAAAGGTTCCTGACGCTCAAGAAAGTATTTCATTTCTTCCAGTATCGATTGGAAATGAAGTCCGCCCTTTGTCGAGAGCCAATTCTCAATCTTATGGACCTCTGCCACCAATTTGTTGAAAATTTCCTCTGCCTCTTTTTTGGACCAGGAAATGCCGTTAGGGGAATAGGGTGTTTTCTCTAAATTAATCAATCGTATGAATGAATGTTGGGATGATAAGCCTTTTGCGGTGAAACCCGCATCCCAAAGTCGCACGCTATCAAGAATCGATTTCTTTATTTTGTTTTTTATTCTGGGGTCCTGCTCGCCGAAGACTAAGAAGATTTTCCATATCCTTTCAGTTGTAATTGTGTCAGTGTTGATGGTTTGGATCTTTTTAACGACTGACTCCTTTTGGTCGCTGGTTAGCATCGGGGTTAAATTACCAATTAAGAACCAAGCGTTTTTCTCAGTCCCAAGGTCCTGGATGAGCCGGTTAAGATGGTCGGCCAATTCTGCATCCTGTAAGCTTTGTCCTTCCTGTTCAAATATTGGGTTTTGTGAAAGGCCATAAGTATAGCTGATGGATTGGTCATGGCCAGAATGATGGTTTAAAATTTCTTTTAGAATAAACCGGAGTACGTCACGGCTTTTAATAAATGGGAGGGCTTCCATGAGAAGCTCCACCTCAGGAAGGTGCCTGTTCGCGAAAAGGGATCTCCTGAAGTCTTTATCCTTGACTACCTCTAAGAGATTGTCCTCCCATAAAGGAGGATCAACGGCAATGAACAGGCTTGCCATAAAAGATACCATGCTCCTCTTGTATTGGGCGGGAGTCTCCTTCTGTAGCAATTTTTCTAGGAGCAGGGGTAAAATAATAGCATTGTCATCCTGTAGATGGTCTGAGTACGCGTAATCTTGCCCGATCCTCCTCAGAATCTCACGGTTGGAGTATTGGAGGGTGAAAAATAATGAGGGGAATGGGTAGTGTTCAAAAATAAGCTGTTGCACCTTATACCAAGCCTCCGGATTCTTGAGATGTACATTGCTAAGGGAGGCGGGCAACCCGGATTCTAGCAAGAGCTGTAAATATTGCAAGCCTTTCTGAGGAGCCGTGAAATCGTTCGATAGGGAGATGTTTTGAGTGGTGACACGCAAGCGGTTTTTCCCATAATGTTCCAGCTTTTTGGGCGCTTCGGAAACGTCCTTTATGATAGATTCCAAATTCTCCTTCACGCCCTTCAAATCCAGATTCTTAAATTGGCTTATATGGTTGCTTAGAACCTTGTTGAATCCGTAATGATGGTTTTGTTCCAGGTACTGGAGGAGTTCTAGGGCATATAGGTGCTCCTGCGGGTGTTCATACCGGACGTTGTTTATATATTCATTGACCAGCAGAATTGCTGCCTCTTCTTGGAAAAAAGACAGTAATCCGGCTTTTTTCAGAAGCCAATGGGAAGTTGGCCTCCAATCTGATAATTGTTCTTTTAAGGTTCTGAAATCAAACGAGAAAGCGGAGTATAGGATTGACTCATACGTTAGGGCATCCTCACCCCCATTTATTAATTTTGCTCTAATTGCCTCATGAAGGCTTTCAAAAGATGTCCTGTTTACCGCAAGCGTACACTCCCTCAACTTAAAAAAGTCAAAACACAGCCTTAGTTCCCTGTCATCAGGCAAATTAGCATAAATTGAATCTTCCGTTGCCTTCTCCAACGAGAAACGGAAGGTGAGGAAAGTGTCACTGAGTGCAATGAATATGGATTTGAGCACGTCTTTTAAGACAGCTTCGTCTTGAGCGGCACCTTCAATAAACACTCCCGCCCAAGCTAGTAGTTTGATTTTATTGTTTGCATAAGCAAAATGCACTGAAGGGATTCTATTATGCGATTTTAATTTGGCGATATCTTTGACAATTTTAAAGATATCCTTCACGTCCGCCTTAGAAGTAGGTAGCAAGTCAAGCTTATCCCAGAGTTTTCTATACTTATTCTGATGAATAACTTCAATAGCTGCATTGGGCAAGCTTATTGGGGTGCTTTTTGCCAGATATTTAAAGAAAAGGCCTAGGACTTCTCTTGGTGCGTTTCTGTCAACCACCACAGTAGACGTTTCCGCCTCTAGGAAATCAATGATTGCGCCCTCCATGATTTGTAGTTGAAGGACTCTGTGGTTTTCAAAGAATAGTTCTTTGTCCGCATCTAACGGGTTTGGGTTTAAGGAGACATCTATAAAATAAATTTTATAGTCTGCGGTTGGTTTGGCTCCCTTTCCTCTCTCAACTATGTCTCTTACCCATTTGATCCACCCGATAAAATTTGTGTCTACCCCAGAGAACCCAATAAGGCAGTAGGACTCCTGAAGCAATGATATCCTCATTAGTTGGGTGAAAGCCTCATGTTTTGCAGGGTAGGATTCATAATCTTCCCTCGCAATTACATATTGTTTCCTATTATCTCCGTCAAAACCATAAGCATCCTCTTTTTTCCTTATGGTGCCATGGAGCTTGATGATATTTTTGTTTCTTTTTAAACCCAGTTGCGATGAGTCTGTTACCACCGAGAGGCATTCAGTCAGAGCACTTAGCAATAAAGAATAATCCCTCTCCTTATCCTCAAGACGCTTTATAATGGACTTCCTTCCTATCTCTTCAGTAGCGGCTTTTTGTTCTTCCAATAAGTTTTCAATTTCCGCTTGGATAACCCTAATCTCTTTTTCGATGATTTTCATTGTGGTGGCATCATAGGCCTCTTCCAGCATCTCATCGTAATTAGTGGTATATATATTGTTCCATGGGAGATAGAGGAGAGACCGGTGTAAAGCCAGCATTGCATCCGTGAGAACTACTCTGTTCTCTACACCTGTAATGCTGTTTACAAGAAACCTGCTTTTACCGGACCTGATGATTTTAGGGGTTTTTTCTTCTATATAAGCGGAAATCGCTTCTTGGTAGCCTTTCCTGGCAATAAACTCCGAGACGATATCGAGGTATCCAATCTTGGTTATGTAATAGCCAACTTTATTTTCGTAAAACTTTGTGGTGTCAAGTACAGAGCCTGCGGTAAGTTTAGAGAGGGTATCCTCGTAAGCTTCATCGATTTCAGCCTTATACAGGTATAAGGTCATATCGTACAAGAGTTGCCACCATGAGGGAAAAA
This region of Rufibacter sp. LB8 genomic DNA includes:
- a CDS encoding SIR2 family protein; its protein translation is MTTKIDYIKNIKLKIDNQRMSVLVGAGFSKNVSPIFPSWWQLLYDMTLYLYKAEIDEAYEDTLSKLTAGSVLDTTKFYENKVGYYITKIGYLDIVSEFIARKGYQEAISAYIEEKTPKIIRSGKSRFLVNSITGVENRVVLTDAMLALHRSLLYLPWNNIYTTNYDEMLEEAYDATTMKIIEKEIRVIQAEIENLLEEQKAATEEIGRKSIIKRLEDKERDYSLLLSALTECLSVVTDSSQLGLKRNKNIIKLHGTIRKKEDAYGFDGDNRKQYVIAREDYESYPAKHEAFTQLMRISLLQESYCLIGFSGVDTNFIGWIKWVRDIVERGKGAKPTADYKIYFIDVSLNPNPLDADKELFFENHRVLQLQIMEGAIIDFLEAETSTVVVDRNAPREVLGLFFKYLAKSTPISLPNAAIEVIHQNKYRKLWDKLDLLPTSKADVKDIFKIVKDIAKLKSHNRIPSVHFAYANNKIKLLAWAGVFIEGAAQDEAVLKDVLKSIFIALSDTFLTFRFSLEKATEDSIYANLPDDRELRLCFDFFKLRECTLAVNRTSFESLHEAIRAKLINGGEDALTYESILYSAFSFDFRTLKEQLSDWRPTSHWLLKKAGLLSFFQEEAAILLVNEYINNVRYEHPQEHLYALELLQYLEQNHHYGFNKVLSNHISQFKNLDLKGVKENLESIIKDVSEAPKKLEHYGKNRLRVTTQNISLSNDFTAPQKGLQYLQLLLESGLPASLSNVHLKNPEAWYKVQQLIFEHYPFPSLFFTLQYSNREILRRIGQDYAYSDHLQDDNAIILPLLLEKLLQKETPAQYKRSMVSFMASLFIAVDPPLWEDNLLEVVKDKDFRRSLFANRHLPEVELLMEALPFIKSRDVLRFILKEILNHHSGHDQSISYTYGLSQNPIFEQEGQSLQDAELADHLNRLIQDLGTEKNAWFLIGNLTPMLTSDQKESVVKKIQTINTDTITTERIWKIFLVFGEQDPRIKNKIKKSILDSVRLWDAGFTAKGLSSQHSFIRLINLEKTPYSPNGISWSKKEAEEIFNKLVAEVHKIENWLSTKGGLHFQSILEEMKYFLERQEPLLHTVHNFTSLKVKINQLYEQHKGYGTVTEGIISPDRSQVVWALGELDKIMHEDFREAELPLDILLNKVLLQSGEGLEESLYFLAVWLQESSLKTGLTPFIPKMILILRQYLTHELSEHEKPFVQEQLIMIADTLKDWGAASPHIDKWLKVKKSSYFNNIKNLKTIN